In Candidatus Nitronauta litoralis, one DNA window encodes the following:
- a CDS encoding valine--tRNA ligase — MIQLDKQYNPENVEERWIQFWDEKGLAKGDETRPGETFSMAIPPPNITGSLHIGHAFNNTLQDILARWKRMSGFSTLWQPGTDHAGIATQNVVERQLKAEGTNRHDIGREQFIERVWKWRDESGGTITKQLRRMGCTLDWERDRFTMDEGLSKAVREVFVTLYEQGLIYKGDYIINWCPRCHTALSDLEVEHEEKPGKLYHIRYKFKEGEGELVVATTRPETLLGDTAVAVNPDDDRHQAHHGKSVVLPLLNREIPIILDDYVDTEFGTGALKVTPAHDPNDFEIGKRHELPSINVMDIDARINAEGGPYKGQDRMEARDNIVKDLETAGLLVTIEDHVHKVGHCYRCRTVVEPYLSKQWFVKTKPLAEPAIEAVKSKRITITPQFWENTYFDWMENIRDWCISRQIWWGHQIPAWHCKQCDQFTVTREDPTACSGCGSKEITRETDVLDTWFSSALWPFSTLGWPDQTESLKKFYPTTVMCTGFDILFFWVARMIMMGLKFMDDIPFEHVYIHALIRDAEGAKMSKTKGNVIDPLVMMERYGTDALRFTLAAFAAQGRDIKLAEDRIDGYRNFCNKLWNASRFAFMNLEGYNGTCALEKSDNWTLADRWILSRLNATVHEVDRTLTQFKFNEAAHAIYKFIWNEFCDWYIELSKSRLLSDGPEKRIAQNVLIHVLEASLKLLHPFMPFITEEIWQKLPAEGDSIMIAPYPVPDLNATSAEAESRMNILMAVINGVRNIRGEMNLSPKQKLNVTVQCENPDTISEIEKSARYIKELARVEELHLGADKEKPKVAATFVDGNLQGHVDLEGLMDFEEEKKRLEKELKKIEKDFINISKKLSNPEFIKKAPPEVIEKDRKRQDSLSEKRAKLQTHLETIEQAISSLS; from the coding sequence ATGATCCAGTTGGACAAACAATACAATCCGGAAAACGTCGAGGAACGGTGGATACAGTTCTGGGACGAAAAGGGTCTGGCAAAGGGAGATGAAACCCGGCCTGGCGAAACTTTTTCCATGGCGATCCCCCCGCCAAACATCACAGGCTCGCTTCATATCGGTCACGCCTTCAACAACACGCTGCAGGATATTCTGGCCCGCTGGAAACGAATGTCCGGTTTCAGCACTCTTTGGCAACCGGGTACGGACCATGCCGGAATCGCCACGCAAAACGTGGTCGAACGCCAATTAAAAGCAGAGGGTACCAACCGTCATGATATTGGACGTGAGCAATTTATTGAGCGGGTCTGGAAATGGCGCGATGAATCCGGCGGGACTATAACCAAACAACTCAGGCGAATGGGGTGCACTCTCGACTGGGAACGCGACCGCTTCACCATGGACGAGGGTTTATCAAAAGCAGTCCGTGAAGTTTTTGTCACCCTCTATGAACAGGGTCTGATCTATAAAGGCGATTACATCATCAACTGGTGTCCGCGCTGCCACACGGCCTTATCAGACCTTGAAGTCGAGCACGAAGAAAAACCGGGAAAGCTGTATCACATCCGGTACAAGTTTAAAGAAGGAGAAGGCGAACTGGTTGTCGCCACCACACGTCCGGAGACTCTGCTCGGTGATACTGCGGTTGCAGTCAACCCGGATGATGACCGGCATCAGGCTCATCACGGAAAAAGCGTTGTTCTTCCTTTGCTCAACCGTGAAATTCCGATCATTCTTGATGATTATGTCGACACCGAGTTTGGAACCGGTGCTTTGAAGGTGACCCCGGCTCATGACCCGAACGATTTTGAAATTGGGAAACGACACGAACTTCCATCCATCAATGTCATGGACATCGACGCCCGGATCAATGCCGAGGGCGGCCCTTATAAAGGGCAGGACCGGATGGAAGCACGGGACAATATTGTTAAAGATCTTGAAACCGCTGGACTGCTCGTCACAATTGAGGACCATGTTCACAAGGTCGGGCATTGCTACCGATGTCGAACAGTCGTAGAACCCTATCTATCCAAACAGTGGTTTGTGAAAACCAAACCCCTTGCAGAGCCTGCGATTGAAGCTGTCAAAAGTAAACGCATCACCATCACTCCACAGTTCTGGGAGAACACCTACTTCGACTGGATGGAAAACATCCGCGACTGGTGTATTTCCCGCCAGATCTGGTGGGGACATCAAATTCCAGCATGGCACTGTAAACAATGCGACCAATTTACCGTCACGCGTGAAGACCCGACTGCTTGCAGCGGCTGTGGTTCAAAAGAAATCACCCGTGAAACAGATGTTCTCGACACGTGGTTCAGTTCCGCCTTGTGGCCCTTTTCCACCCTTGGCTGGCCCGACCAGACGGAATCCCTCAAAAAGTTTTACCCGACTACCGTGATGTGCACGGGATTCGACATCCTGTTTTTCTGGGTAGCCCGGATGATCATGATGGGTTTGAAATTCATGGACGACATCCCCTTCGAGCATGTTTATATCCACGCACTGATCCGGGATGCAGAGGGTGCCAAGATGAGCAAGACCAAGGGAAACGTAATTGATCCTTTGGTGATGATGGAGCGCTACGGTACCGATGCCCTCCGATTCACACTGGCTGCCTTTGCTGCACAGGGTCGTGATATCAAACTGGCTGAAGACCGTATTGATGGGTATCGAAATTTTTGCAACAAACTCTGGAACGCCTCACGGTTCGCATTCATGAATCTGGAAGGCTACAACGGGACCTGCGCCCTGGAAAAATCCGATAATTGGACATTGGCTGATCGCTGGATCCTGAGTCGTCTCAATGCCACTGTTCATGAAGTTGATCGCACCTTGACCCAGTTCAAATTCAATGAAGCCGCTCATGCGATCTACAAGTTTATCTGGAACGAGTTTTGCGACTGGTACATTGAGCTTTCTAAATCCCGATTGCTCTCCGATGGTCCTGAAAAACGCATTGCACAAAATGTTCTGATCCATGTGTTGGAAGCCAGCTTGAAACTGCTGCATCCCTTCATGCCGTTCATCACTGAAGAGATCTGGCAAAAGCTTCCAGCAGAGGGCGACAGCATCATGATCGCCCCATATCCGGTGCCTGACCTGAATGCAACTTCTGCCGAGGCGGAATCCCGGATGAATATTTTGATGGCTGTGATTAATGGAGTTCGGAATATTCGAGGCGAAATGAATCTGAGTCCGAAACAGAAACTGAATGTAACTGTTCAATGCGAAAACCCGGACACTATTTCGGAGATTGAAAAATCTGCACGCTATATCAAGGAGTTAGCCAGGGTTGAGGAACTCCACCTGGGTGCCGACAAGGAAAAACCAAAGGTTGCGGCCACCTTTGTTGATGGTAACCTGCAAGGGCATGTCGACCTTGAAGGGTTGATGGATTTTGAGGAAGAAAAGAAACGCCTAGAAAAAGAGTTGAAAAAAATCGAAAAAGACTTCATAAATATTAGTAAGAAACTATCGAACCCGGAGTTCATTAAAAAGGCACCTCCCGAAGTTATTGAGAAAGACCGAAAGCGACAGGATTCACTGTCCGAGAAGCGAGCCAAACTCCAAACACATTTAGAAACGATTGAACAGGCAATTTCCTCACTGTCCTGA
- a CDS encoding response regulator has product MTSRILVADDSPTIQKIVALAFENEDMEVKGAANGQEAWGMLDQFNPDIVMADVELPGITGFELSRKIKSSADHQKRWVILLSSDFEEFDEKAFEACAAEDHLSKPFKSEDIVSKVQQMLSGEGIPNTLDVVEEESNTSANESAPLNLSAEDMEGYQEPVALSADDMESQAEEEAIGLSPDDLIDELLEETPERKEPETETETVPEPEPEPEPVIELSAEDIATENEEPIVEPVALSEEDLSEPEETDTPPSETVEDVVEEETESVYSYRLTDDQMTDFDESRMPPDTVPTSNPEPEAVEPMATETEDPDPAESPPEEQEAGDTTSPEFILGEPRRDPDPVEDLEQAFQSVSEVNRESIQQTPSPVAETASTDATPDLIRESQAFLAEQMGTEPAAKTTKKSPPVPPGFGEEQMTEAMVQHAARVLEAGLDRNLKKELSGISEQVNKVVRDVVQEMAPDIIREVIRQEIQEIRKTHQT; this is encoded by the coding sequence ATGACATCCAGAATCCTGGTCGCTGACGACAGCCCCACCATCCAGAAGATTGTTGCCCTGGCATTTGAAAACGAGGACATGGAAGTGAAGGGCGCTGCAAATGGACAGGAAGCCTGGGGAATGCTGGACCAGTTTAATCCCGATATTGTGATGGCGGATGTTGAGCTTCCCGGAATTACCGGCTTTGAACTCAGCCGAAAAATCAAAAGCTCTGCGGACCATCAAAAGCGATGGGTTATTCTGCTCTCCAGCGATTTCGAAGAATTCGATGAAAAGGCGTTTGAAGCCTGCGCTGCCGAAGACCATCTTTCAAAACCTTTCAAATCTGAAGACATCGTTTCAAAGGTCCAGCAGATGTTGTCGGGTGAAGGCATCCCAAATACTTTGGACGTCGTTGAAGAAGAATCAAACACCTCGGCCAATGAATCTGCCCCATTGAACCTTTCCGCCGAAGATATGGAGGGTTACCAGGAGCCGGTTGCTTTATCAGCGGATGATATGGAAAGCCAGGCAGAGGAAGAAGCAATCGGATTGTCTCCCGATGACCTTATCGATGAACTTTTAGAAGAAACACCAGAGCGGAAAGAACCTGAAACTGAAACGGAAACCGTACCTGAACCCGAGCCGGAACCCGAACCCGTTATTGAATTGAGTGCTGAAGACATCGCCACTGAAAATGAAGAACCCATTGTCGAACCCGTGGCTTTGTCCGAGGAAGACCTCTCGGAACCTGAGGAGACCGACACCCCACCATCGGAAACTGTAGAAGATGTAGTAGAAGAAGAAACGGAAAGTGTTTACTCCTATCGACTAACTGACGATCAGATGACCGATTTTGACGAATCCAGAATGCCGCCTGATACCGTTCCGACATCGAACCCCGAGCCCGAGGCCGTTGAACCCATGGCAACTGAAACAGAGGATCCAGATCCTGCTGAAAGCCCGCCGGAGGAACAGGAAGCAGGCGACACGACTTCACCTGAGTTTATTCTGGGAGAACCGCGTCGAGATCCGGACCCTGTTGAAGACCTTGAACAGGCATTTCAATCTGTCAGCGAAGTCAATCGTGAATCAATTCAGCAGACACCTTCACCAGTAGCGGAAACCGCCTCCACCGACGCAACACCTGACCTTATCAGGGAAAGCCAGGCCTTTCTGGCTGAACAAATGGGAACGGAGCCCGCAGCAAAAACAACTAAAAAATCGCCCCCTGTTCCGCCGGGTTTTGGTGAAGAACAAATGACGGAGGCCATGGTCCAGCACGCCGCCCGGGTATTAGAGGCCGGCCTCGACCGTAACCTGAAAAAAGAGCTTTCCGGTATTTCCGAACAGGTCAACAAGGTTGTGCGGGATGTGGTTCAGGAAATGGCTCCGGACATTATCCGCGAAGTCATCCGTCAGGAAATCCAGGAAATCCGTAAAACGCACCAGACTTGA
- a CDS encoding XRE family transcriptional regulator yields the protein MSKKPKNKQIGSSFDDFLGEQGILEECEHQAIKEILADQVRKAMEENRISKTAMADRMQTSRRQLDRLLDPETPNVTLATMAKAARAVGRELHIALV from the coding sequence ATGAGCAAAAAACCCAAAAACAAGCAAATCGGATCATCTTTCGATGATTTCCTTGGAGAGCAGGGAATTCTTGAAGAATGCGAGCACCAGGCCATTAAAGAAATTCTGGCCGATCAGGTACGCAAAGCCATGGAAGAAAACCGAATTTCCAAAACGGCCATGGCCGATCGCATGCAAACCAGTCGGCGGCAGTTGGACCGTTTACTGGACCCGGAAACGCCTAATGTGACACTTGCCACCATGGCGAAAGCCGCTCGGGCTGTTGGCCGGGAACTTCACATAGCACTGGTGTAG
- a CDS encoding SH3 domain-containing protein: MIRNSPRLKIPVSIVGLLVAVMLILPVKAQAIPLDLVIDVKSKFSDGCLSIENLAELAQHRGIQGMVIADHDQVSLEYGFPPLERILKKKESGPSILESGATTYLAEIRQVNESFPKVLIIPGVETAPFYYWTGSPLDNNLVAHNWDKHLLVVGLNSPDQYEQLPALNSNASSRYASRFYWPFFAYVGGTIFFLVLFVIKRKPRLSMTAAVLMGVLAFNAHPFRSSPFDAYHGDAGVAPYKETIDYANELGGLIFWNHLESPAANGERKAGSMQLSTPLHPEDLLLTHNYTGFQALDDKPVPASAPGKEWDQTLTQYLDDQRAHPVWGYGANDYHCEDQEGHKLGEVRTVVQVDTKDTASVLKAMRLGQMYAVTQPNESSRLSLDAFVVADGTRGRQVGAGGTLISGDFPEISMAISSTGGKETAAKINIIRSGMLAKQETVSLPYQGKWRDLEVDLNEPVYYRLEIEAEEGGRLLSNPVFVKFQSGPFIENQVAEITEKKVAAGVKMPAEPGAPKLAEPEIPSPSKPAAPTVPEKVAKVRKPKVETPEAKAPEKPVMKSPKPVAEPQKTSTGKTVMTRLKMLSIRSGPGSKFPLVAKAERDEPLQLVRETTIMLSGKPWVIVKKDGKEGYVWSGFLKDAG, from the coding sequence ATGATCCGTAACAGTCCCAGGTTAAAAATACCGGTTTCAATTGTCGGGTTACTCGTCGCCGTAATGCTGATCCTGCCTGTTAAAGCACAGGCTATTCCGCTTGATCTGGTGATAGATGTGAAATCCAAGTTCAGCGACGGGTGTTTGTCGATCGAGAATCTGGCTGAGTTGGCCCAGCATCGTGGCATCCAGGGGATGGTGATTGCCGATCATGATCAGGTTTCGCTGGAATATGGTTTCCCACCACTGGAACGAATTCTGAAAAAAAAGGAAAGCGGTCCCTCGATTCTGGAAAGTGGGGCGACCACGTACCTGGCTGAAATTCGGCAGGTCAATGAAAGTTTTCCAAAAGTTCTCATCATACCGGGGGTGGAAACGGCCCCGTTTTATTACTGGACCGGCAGCCCCCTGGACAACAATCTGGTGGCGCACAACTGGGACAAGCATCTGCTGGTGGTCGGGCTCAATTCCCCAGATCAATATGAACAATTGCCCGCTCTCAACAGCAACGCCTCCTCAAGGTATGCTTCCAGATTTTACTGGCCTTTTTTCGCATATGTTGGAGGCACTATTTTCTTCCTGGTGCTGTTCGTCATAAAAAGGAAGCCAAGACTTTCAATGACAGCGGCTGTGTTGATGGGAGTTCTGGCATTTAATGCGCATCCTTTCAGGAGCTCTCCTTTCGATGCCTACCATGGCGATGCAGGGGTCGCACCTTATAAAGAAACCATTGATTATGCCAATGAGCTTGGAGGTTTGATTTTCTGGAACCATCTGGAATCACCCGCCGCCAATGGTGAACGCAAAGCAGGCAGTATGCAGTTGTCCACTCCTCTTCATCCCGAAGATCTGCTGTTGACTCACAACTACACCGGTTTTCAGGCGCTGGATGACAAGCCGGTACCGGCCAGCGCCCCTGGGAAGGAATGGGATCAGACGTTGACCCAGTATCTGGACGACCAAAGGGCACATCCGGTTTGGGGCTACGGTGCCAACGATTACCATTGCGAGGATCAGGAAGGACATAAGCTGGGCGAAGTACGGACCGTGGTTCAGGTCGATACCAAGGATACGGCGTCGGTCTTAAAAGCCATGCGCCTCGGCCAGATGTATGCGGTGACGCAACCCAATGAATCGAGCCGGTTGTCTCTGGATGCGTTCGTTGTCGCCGACGGAACCCGCGGACGACAGGTGGGTGCAGGTGGCACCCTGATCTCGGGCGATTTTCCGGAAATTTCCATGGCTATCAGCTCCACAGGAGGCAAGGAAACTGCGGCAAAAATCAATATTATTCGAAGTGGGATGCTGGCAAAACAGGAAACGGTTTCGCTGCCCTATCAGGGGAAATGGCGGGACCTCGAAGTCGATTTGAATGAACCGGTTTATTATCGTCTGGAAATTGAGGCCGAGGAAGGCGGACGGCTTTTGTCGAATCCGGTCTTTGTAAAATTTCAATCGGGACCTTTTATAGAAAACCAGGTTGCCGAAATTACAGAGAAGAAAGTAGCGGCGGGAGTGAAAATGCCCGCAGAGCCAGGTGCCCCGAAGTTGGCCGAGCCGGAAATACCTTCTCCATCGAAACCGGCAGCACCAACGGTGCCGGAGAAAGTGGCAAAGGTTCGGAAACCGAAGGTTGAAACCCCTGAAGCCAAAGCTCCAGAGAAACCTGTTATGAAGTCCCCGAAACCCGTTGCAGAACCACAGAAGACCTCAACAGGAAAAACCGTGATGACCCGGCTAAAGATGTTATCGATCCGATCCGGCCCGGGTTCCAAGTTTCCCCTGGTTGCGAAAGCAGAGAGGGATGAACCTCTGCAACTGGTGCGCGAAACCACGATTATGCTGAGTGGCAAACCCTGGGTGATCGTGAAAAAGGATGGTAAGGAAGGTTACGTCTGGTCCGGTTTCCTGAAAGACGCGGGATAG
- a CDS encoding ATP-binding cassette domain-containing protein yields the protein MIKLSNLEKRYGPKILLKSVNFHLRPGDRVGLIGENGMGKTTLFRILTNKESYDGGNVSLRKGARIAMLEQELKDEGGTVLERVVLGDDHFRKVKEGLEQLQNDTKAQEHDSEAWAQRYGNLQHEFERMGGYHREATAQTILAGLAFKTDQMNQPLGEFSGGWRMRVELARLLLQQPEVLLLDEPTNHLDLASVVWLESFLKSYEGSLLLISHDRRFLNNLVTRIAELDRGNLTLYTGNYDDFERLKAERAEQLESQAANQQRRVAELERFIERFRAKNTKAAQAKSKQKILDKMEKIETTSSSRTVRFRFPQPPRIGRIALDLVKVSKSYGDLTVYQDFSIQLERGSKVALVGVNGAGKSTLMKLMAGVLQPNKGEVIEGHNVTRAYFAQHNMETLKGDRTVIESLDEVAGSMMLTRKRSILGAFLFSGDDVEKKVSVLSGGEKARLALARLLVHPAPLLLVDEPTNHLDIRSCEVLAAALADFDGTLVAISHDRFFLDGIINQVWEVDAGKVRIYHGNYTDYEREKSKQAAAQSKIDKQAREANKSKAKQDKQRKRREAEERNNRHRKLKPLKKRLLEIEPRLEKVLKEKEDIENKLGASDIYDNERKADLNTLLEKQGQLTKEEQKLMQEWDQLTAEIEPLEATS from the coding sequence ATGATAAAACTGAGTAATCTTGAAAAACGATACGGCCCAAAAATCCTGCTGAAGTCTGTCAACTTCCACTTAAGACCGGGCGATCGGGTTGGTCTCATCGGCGAAAATGGTATGGGCAAGACCACCCTGTTCCGCATCCTCACCAATAAGGAATCCTATGACGGCGGAAACGTTTCCCTGCGAAAGGGAGCTCGTATCGCTATGCTGGAACAGGAACTCAAGGATGAGGGCGGTACGGTTTTGGAGCGGGTTGTTCTGGGCGACGACCATTTTCGCAAAGTAAAAGAGGGGCTCGAGCAGTTACAGAACGATACGAAAGCACAGGAACATGATTCAGAAGCCTGGGCTCAGCGTTACGGCAACCTGCAGCATGAATTCGAACGCATGGGCGGCTACCACCGGGAAGCGACAGCCCAAACCATTCTTGCAGGCCTCGCTTTCAAAACAGACCAGATGAATCAACCGCTCGGGGAATTTTCCGGAGGCTGGAGGATGCGGGTTGAACTCGCCCGCCTTCTTCTCCAACAACCTGAAGTGTTGCTGCTGGACGAACCGACCAACCACCTCGACCTTGCCTCGGTGGTGTGGCTTGAATCTTTTTTAAAAAGTTATGAAGGCAGTCTCCTTTTGATTTCCCATGACCGTCGTTTCCTGAACAATCTGGTCACCCGCATCGCAGAACTCGACCGGGGCAACCTGACCCTCTATACCGGCAACTACGACGACTTTGAACGACTCAAGGCGGAACGCGCCGAACAACTGGAATCTCAGGCAGCCAACCAGCAAAGACGAGTGGCCGAGCTTGAACGGTTTATCGAACGCTTTCGAGCCAAGAACACCAAGGCGGCGCAAGCCAAGAGCAAGCAGAAAATCCTCGATAAGATGGAAAAAATTGAAACCACTTCCAGTTCCCGCACCGTCCGGTTCCGGTTTCCGCAACCGCCACGCATAGGTCGGATTGCACTGGACCTCGTAAAGGTTTCCAAATCATACGGAGACCTGACCGTCTATCAGGATTTTTCCATTCAACTGGAACGCGGCAGCAAAGTCGCCCTCGTCGGTGTAAATGGAGCGGGTAAATCCACTTTGATGAAACTGATGGCTGGCGTACTCCAACCCAACAAGGGTGAGGTGATCGAGGGCCACAATGTCACTCGCGCCTATTTTGCCCAGCACAATATGGAAACTCTAAAAGGAGATCGTACGGTAATCGAATCATTGGATGAAGTGGCGGGCAGCATGATGCTGACCAGAAAGCGCAGTATCCTCGGTGCGTTTTTATTCTCCGGCGACGATGTTGAAAAAAAGGTTTCCGTACTGTCTGGCGGTGAGAAAGCCAGACTGGCACTGGCTCGCCTGCTGGTTCATCCGGCACCTCTTCTGCTGGTCGACGAACCGACCAATCATCTCGATATCCGGTCCTGTGAAGTGTTGGCGGCGGCTCTTGCCGATTTCGACGGCACACTGGTCGCCATCTCACATGACCGGTTTTTCCTGGATGGCATCATTAATCAAGTGTGGGAAGTGGATGCGGGGAAAGTTCGTATCTATCACGGCAACTACACGGATTACGAGAGAGAAAAATCCAAACAGGCGGCAGCACAATCAAAGATCGATAAACAGGCCCGTGAAGCCAACAAATCAAAAGCCAAACAGGACAAACAAAGAAAACGCCGGGAAGCGGAAGAACGCAACAACCGCCACCGCAAACTGAAGCCCCTGAAAAAACGCCTGCTGGAAATCGAACCGCGACTGGAAAAGGTTCTTAAAGAAAAGGAAGATATCGAGAACAAACTCGGCGCATCCGATATCTATGACAATGAAAGAAAAGCAGACCTCAACACCCTGCTGGAAAAACAGGGGCAACTGACCAAGGAAGAACAAAAATTAATGCAGGAGTGGGACCAGTTGACCGCTGAAATCGAACCTCTCGAAGCCACGAGTTGA
- a CDS encoding ABC transporter permease, with protein MPTMDATLSQDELKPHLTPGEERWAVFSRNRWALFSGWFLIALFVIALLGKVLTAGMDPVVDSSTVRLTQKMLPPLSPYNPETVSEEDAPLFGMYLLGTDDFGRDLFARMLEGTFVSLTVGFVAVGISVTVGIFLGGLAGFYGRVKLGFLTVDTIIMRFVDIMLCFPTFFLILTVVALLPPSIYNIMIVIGLTSWMQTTRLVRADFLALRDQDFVLAARSQAIPEWRIIFLHCVPNAMAPVLVSATIGVATAILTESALSYLGFGVQPPDATWGNILADGRPLIFDAPWLTFIPGFTILLVVLAFNLCGEGLREAFNPKLRESR; from the coding sequence ATGCCGACCATGGATGCAACCCTGTCTCAGGATGAACTCAAACCACACTTGACTCCAGGAGAAGAGCGCTGGGCCGTGTTCAGCCGAAATCGTTGGGCCCTGTTTAGTGGTTGGTTTCTGATTGCCCTGTTTGTCATCGCATTGCTGGGAAAAGTCCTGACGGCAGGAATGGACCCGGTGGTTGATTCCTCGACGGTACGACTCACACAGAAAATGCTGCCTCCGCTTTCACCCTATAACCCTGAAACCGTTTCAGAAGAAGATGCCCCTCTGTTCGGCATGTACCTCCTCGGCACCGATGATTTTGGCCGCGACCTGTTTGCCCGCATGCTGGAAGGGACCTTCGTTTCGCTCACTGTAGGTTTTGTCGCCGTCGGTATTTCGGTCACTGTCGGTATTTTTCTTGGTGGCCTGGCAGGTTTTTATGGACGTGTAAAACTCGGCTTCCTCACGGTCGACACGATCATCATGCGGTTTGTTGATATCATGCTCTGCTTTCCCACCTTTTTTTTAATCCTGACGGTGGTTGCCCTTTTGCCTCCCAGCATTTATAACATCATGATCGTTATCGGCCTGACAAGCTGGATGCAAACGACTCGTCTGGTGCGGGCGGATTTTCTCGCGCTGCGCGATCAGGATTTTGTTCTGGCGGCGCGTTCGCAAGCCATACCGGAATGGCGCATCATCTTTCTGCATTGTGTGCCGAACGCCATGGCGCCTGTTCTGGTCTCCGCCACTATCGGTGTTGCCACAGCGATCCTGACAGAATCCGCGCTGAGCTATCTGGGATTCGGTGTCCAGCCACCCGATGCCACCTGGGGCAATATTCTTGCCGATGGGAGGCCTCTGATATTCGACGCACCATGGCTGACATTCATTCCCGGCTTCACTATCCTGCTGGTGGTGCTGGCCTTCAATCTGTGCGGAGAAGGACTACGCGAAGCCTTCAATCCGAAACTCAGAGAGTCCCGTTAG
- a CDS encoding ABC transporter permease: MLAFILRNIGQRLILLVIISILAHTIVHLAPGEPSLVDPSNPRMKAEDIERIRAAFHLDDPLHVQYYYWMRDLLSGELKSFKDNQPVLEKIWSRFLNSLPLFILATLITWCVAFPFGIASALKRGSTYDKTGTFLSYFLISFPGFFLSSLLIIYIVQTFDVPVISMSTFGLEEASAWIRINDRLWHLTLPAIMTAILGIAVLSRFVRSQMQEVVHHDYIRTARAKGLDEDTVIYKHALRNALLPFITMFGLMIPGLISGSVIFEQIFAWPGMGRLGYDAILSRDFPVILTLNLIAAVLTLVGTLVSDLLYALADPRIKF; this comes from the coding sequence ATGCTCGCGTTCATTCTTCGTAATATTGGCCAGCGTCTCATCCTGCTGGTGATCATTTCCATTCTGGCGCACACCATCGTACATCTGGCACCGGGTGAACCGAGTCTCGTCGACCCATCCAACCCCCGGATGAAAGCAGAGGACATCGAACGCATCCGCGCCGCGTTTCATCTCGATGACCCTTTGCATGTTCAATATTATTACTGGATGCGCGACCTGCTCAGCGGAGAACTGAAATCATTCAAGGACAATCAGCCTGTGCTGGAAAAAATCTGGTCCCGGTTTTTAAACTCTTTACCCTTGTTCATACTGGCAACACTCATCACATGGTGCGTTGCGTTTCCCTTTGGGATAGCCTCTGCCCTGAAACGCGGATCCACTTACGACAAAACCGGCACCTTTCTCTCCTATTTTCTGATTTCTTTTCCCGGTTTCTTCCTGTCGTCCCTGTTGATCATCTATATCGTCCAGACTTTTGATGTCCCCGTCATCAGTATGAGTACCTTTGGGTTGGAGGAAGCCAGCGCCTGGATCCGGATCAACGATCGCCTGTGGCACCTGACACTGCCCGCCATCATGACTGCCATTCTGGGGATCGCCGTGCTGTCGCGCTTTGTGCGTTCGCAGATGCAGGAGGTGGTTCATCATGATTACATTCGAACCGCACGAGCCAAGGGGCTGGATGAAGACACAGTGATTTACAAACACGCCCTGCGCAATGCCCTGCTTCCGTTCATCACCATGTTCGGATTGATGATCCCCGGTCTCATCAGCGGTTCGGTTATTTTCGAACAAATATTTGCATGGCCGGGCATGGGCAGGCTTGGTTACGATGCCATTTTGTCGCGCGATTTTCCGGTCATCCTGACCCTCAATTTAATCGCTGCCGTCCTGACACTGGTGGGGACTCTCGTTTCCGACCTTTTATATGCGCTGGCTGATCCGCGCATCAAGTTTTGA
- a CDS encoding Nif3-like dinuclear metal center hexameric protein, with product MDIHQISQYLDGLLEIHSIKDYPKALNGLQVENKATIRKVGLAVDACLATIKMAKEAGCQMMFVHHGLFWGGLQSVRGPHYQKLAALIKGDIALYSAHLPLDMHPLLGNNRALADQVGLEKVEAFGECEGQLIGLKGRVPRQSVKEIARKLEMQLSGPVKVIGQGEVETVGLVTGGAGDMIHQAVEAGLDCYITGEGANHQYHEAEEAGCALLFAGHYATETGGVKAVGRHLKEQFGVETVFLDYPTGM from the coding sequence ATGGACATTCACCAGATCAGTCAATACCTGGACGGGTTATTGGAAATCCATTCTATCAAGGATTATCCGAAAGCGCTCAACGGGCTGCAAGTAGAAAACAAGGCGACCATCCGCAAGGTCGGGCTTGCCGTCGATGCCTGCCTGGCTACCATCAAAATGGCAAAGGAAGCCGGATGCCAGATGATGTTTGTGCATCATGGACTGTTCTGGGGTGGACTTCAATCGGTACGTGGCCCGCATTACCAGAAATTAGCAGCGCTGATTAAAGGTGATATCGCCCTGTACTCAGCCCATCTGCCGCTGGACATGCACCCTTTACTGGGCAATAACCGGGCTCTCGCGGATCAGGTGGGTCTGGAAAAAGTGGAAGCCTTTGGCGAATGTGAAGGGCAGTTGATCGGGTTGAAAGGCCGGGTTCCAAGGCAGTCCGTCAAGGAGATCGCCAGGAAACTCGAGATGCAGCTTTCGGGACCGGTGAAAGTGATCGGGCAGGGGGAAGTGGAGACGGTCGGTCTGGTGACTGGCGGGGCGGGTGACATGATTCACCAGGCTGTGGAAGCGGGTCTTGATTGTTATATCACCGGAGAAGGGGCCAACCACCAGTATCATGAAGCTGAAGAGGCAGGCTGTGCGCTCCTGTTTGCCGGGCACTATGCAACCGAGACTGGGGGTGTGAAGGCAGTGGGCCGTCACCTTAAAGAACAATTTGGAGTTGAGACCGTATTCCTCGATTATCCGACCGGTATGTGA